A genomic region of Raphanus sativus cultivar WK10039 chromosome 6, ASM80110v3, whole genome shotgun sequence contains the following coding sequences:
- the LOC108808278 gene encoding uncharacterized protein LOC108808278, whose amino-acid sequence MTFVYGDPVLERRDHVWGRLTRFSMNKNGQWFMTGDFNEITGHHEKEGGRTRSDTSFLSFNQMISDCGMLEFPYTGDHFSWVGKRVTGKVKCRLDRALGNEDWHEKFPHSKVQYLRMWGSDHRPVLADILSKPTRKKKSFKFDKRWLESEEIQQVILDGWNSLDLPPNADIMDRISSCRRALGKWKRERDLNSSKLIEDLKSKVDNLNTDDTATKEELGEAIKELTAALKAEEQFWKQKSRVLWLLEGDLNTKFFHAVTKQRRARNKIIKLKDPAGNIVEEEEKLVAVATSYFRELFTSSNPELIEEALATVSTSITDRINTDLTLAVTEFEVKAALFAMHPEKAPGPDGFTALFYQKIWDVVKTDLTRMVNEFLFEGKMANGLNDANICLIPKKENPDEMSHFRPISLCNVSYKIISKVLCQRMKKILPDRISETQSAFVAGRQITDNVLIAQEMFHALRTNPGSREKRMAIKTDMSKAYDRLEWDFINAVMKKMGFADIWIEWIMRCVSSVKYHVLFNGQPRGNITPHRGLRQGDPMSPFIFILCTEALAEPRECDEVMRALTTYGKASGQCINFDKSSLLFGKRVPGHVKDEIKGRTGIINEGGMGTYLGIPEDISGSKVRLFAYLKERLQIRVNSWTGRMLSRGGKEVLIKSILLALPTYVMSTLLLPLETCENLVSAIAQFWWSSNPPKRAIHWVKWEKVCKPREEGGIGFRLIHEFNLALLGKQLWRLVQFPDSLLARVLRGRYFRCSTPLRLNKTSNPSYGWTSIMAAKELILMGIRQKVHSGNEIRAWEDPWIPTIPSRPARTCAPVVHPLMAVSELMTGNPRCWDAEKLEQYVQREDIELITSLAVSQDFSRDEYCRSYTKNGMYTVKSGYWVATNLLRENISEPEPSILKLQAFAWKIKAPQKIKHFIWQAISGQLAVTSNLIHRHMRCDNHCPRCGAEDETINHALFECPPAIQTWAHAATPTPPANFPSASHFSNIDYLFWRKNDIEDPELDKDPYPWILWFIWKVRNEKLFRGIDRDPLETARHAESECHAWFAANRKEEVMRLPENTAPPIETEICLIDGSWTHNAFFSGYGWTWKNTGGGIQLLGARNKPRRISALHSELEALVWAMECMLQVSNCQLFGTDCKDLIAMIKDPGAWPNFSTELKELLKLKSRFSEFSIVYISRNENVSSDSLAKIARSFHRNLYYIGCSILVWFPRPPQA is encoded by the exons ATGACTTTCGTTTATGGAGACCCTGTGTTAGAGAGACGTGATCATGTTTGGGGACGTCTTACGCGTTTCTCAATGAATAAAAATGGTCAGTGGTTTATGACTGGCgattttaatgaaatcacaGGTCATCATGAGAAGGAAGGTGGACGAACACGATCTGATACTTCATTTCTTTCATTTAATCAAATGATATCAGATTGTGGAATGCTAGAATTTCCATATACTGGAGACCATTTCTCCTGGGTTGGAAAAAGAGTGACTGGAAAAGTCAAATGTCGACTGGACCGAGCTTTAGGAAATGAAGACTGGCATGAAAAATTCCCACACTCAAAAGTACAATACTTAAGAATGTGGGGATCAGACCATCGACCAGTATTAGCTGACATTTTGTCCAAGCCAACCAGGAAAAAGAAATCGTTCAAATTTGATAAACGGTGGCTGGAAAGTGAAGAGATACAACAAGTGATATTGGATGGATGGAACTCTCTTGATCTTCCTCCGAATGCAGACATTATGGATCGAATCTCCAGCTGTAGGAGAGCTTTAGGAAAATGGAAAAGGGAGAGAGATCTCAATTCTTCAAAATTGATCGAGGATCTTAAGTCTAAGGTCGATAATCTTAATACAGATGACACTGCCACGAAAGAAGAATTAGGAGAAGCTATCAAAGAACTGACAGCAGCTCTTAAAGCAGAAGAGCAGTTCTGGAAGCAAAAAAGCAGAGTCCTATGGCTCCTGGAAGGggatttaaacacaaaattctttcatgcTGTTACAAAACAGAGGAGAGCCAGGAATAAGATTATAAAGCTGAAAGATCCTGCAGGAAATATtgtggaggaggaagagaaacTTGTAGCCGTTGCAACAAGTTACTTCAGAGAGTTGTTTACATCTTCTAATCCTGAGCTAATCGAAGAGGCTCTAGCGACTGTGAGCACGTCCATTACTGATCGGATAAACACTGACCTTACGTTGGCCGTTACGGAATTTGAAGTCAAAGCAGCACTCTTTGCGATGCACCCAGAAAAGGCCCCAGGACCAGATGGTTTCACTGCACTGTTCTATCAAAAAATTTGGGATGTTGTTAAGACTGACTTAACCCGTATGGTTAATGAGTTTCTATTTGAAGGAAAAATGGCCAATGGACTTAATGATGCAAATATATGTCTGATTCCTAAGAAAGAGAACCCTGATGAGATGTCCCATTTCAGACCAATTAGTCTATGTAATGTTAGCTACAAGATAATATCAAAGGTCCTATGCCAACGAATGAAGAAAATATTGCCGGATAGGATATCTGAAACCCAGTCAGCCTTTGTTGCTGGAAGACAGATAACCGATAATGTACTGATAGCACAAGAAATGTTTCATGCCCTGCGTACAAATCCTGGCAGTAGGGAGAAGAGAATGGCTATAAAAACGGACATGAGCAAGGCTTATGATAGGTTAGAATGGGACTTCATAAATGCGGTGATGAAAAAGATGGGTTTCGCTGATATCTGGATTGAATGGATAATGAGATGTGTATCATCGGTGAAATACCATGTCCTATTCAATGGTCAACCAAGGGGTAATATAACCCCACATAGGGGTTTGAGACAAGGAGATCCTATGTCTCCTTTCATCTTCATtttatgcacggaagcgctc gcggagccccgtgaatgtgaTGAAGTAATGAGAGCACTAACAACATATGGAAAAGCCTCTGGACAATGTATTAACTTTGACAAATCatccttactctttggtaagagaGTACCTGGCCATGTGAAGGATGAGATAAAAGGGAGAACAGGGATCATAAACGAGGGTGGAATGGGAACATATCTCGGCATCCCTGAGGACATCAGTGGATCAAAAGTAAGGCTCTTTGCCTACTTGAAGGAACGCCTGCAGATTCGCGTCAACAGCTGGACAGGAAGAATGCTCTCTAGAGGTGGGAAAGAGGTGCTCATAAAATCGATATTACTGGCATTGCCCACGTATGTGATGTCTACACTGCTTCTACCATTGGAGACTTGCGAAAACTTAGTTAGTGCCATTGCACAGTTCTGGTGGAGTTCAAACCCGCCGAAAAGGGCGATACACTGGGTCAAATGGGAAAAAGTATGTAAGCCCAGAGAAGAAGGAGGTATAGGATTCAGACTCATCCACGAATTCAACCTAGCATTACTTGGGAAGCAGTTATGGCGTCTAGTACAATTCCCGGATTCATTACTGGCTAGAGTCTTGAGGGGAAGATATTTCAGATGTAGTACGCCTTTGCGTCTAAACAAAACGTCAAATCCCTCATATGGATGGACGAGTATCATGGCTGCCAAGGAATTGATACTGATGGGTATCAGACAGAAAGTCCATTCTGGGAATGAGATCAGGGCATGGGAGGATCCTTGGATCCCAACGATCCCATCTAGGCCGGCCAGAACCTGTGCTCCAGTTGTACATCCATTGATGGCAGTAAGTGAGCTCATGACGGGCAATCCGAGGTGCTGGGATGCAGAGAAACTAGAACAATATGTTCAAAGGGAGGATATTGAGCTGATAACATCATTGGCCGTAAGCCAAGACTTTTCTCGTGATGAATATTGCCGGAGTTATACGAAGAACGGAATGTACACGGTCAAATCTGGTTATTGGGTAGCAACTAATTTGCTTAGAGAAAACATCTCGGAGCCTGAGCCAAGTATCTTAAAactccaagcctttgcttggaagataaaggCTCCACAGAAGATCAAACATTTCATATGGCAAGCTATATCTGGACAACTAGCTGTTACTAGTAACCTAATCCATCGTCATATGCGATGTGATAATCATTGTCCTAGATGTGGAGCTGAGgatgaaaccattaatcatgCATTATTTGAATGTCCCCCAGCGATTCAAACTTGGGCACATGCTGCGACTCCTACTCCTCCAGCTAATTTTCCCAGTGCTAGTCATTTCTCGAATATTGATTATCTATTTTGGAGAAAGAATGACATTGAAGACCCGGAGCTCGATAAGGACCCATACCCATGGATCCTATGGTTTATATGGAAAGTAAGAAATGAGAAGCTATTCAGAGGAATAGACAGGGACCCCTTGGAAACTGCAAGACATGCGGAATCGGAATGTCATGCTTGGTTTGCTGCAAACCGGAAGGAAGAAGTAATGAGACTGCCAGAAAATACAGCTCCTCCTATAGAGACTGAAATATGCTTGATTGATGGCTCCTGGACACATAATGCATTCTTCAGTGGTTATGGATGGACATGGAAGAATACGGGTGGAGGAATCCAGCTACTGGGTGCAAGGAATAAACCTCGAAGAATATCAGCTTTACATTCGGAACTTGAAGCGTTAGTATGGGCGATGGAATGTATGCTGCAAGTGTCGAACTGTCAGCTCTTTGGAACTGACTGCAAGGATTTGATAGCAATGATCAAGGACCCTGGAGCATGGCCGAACTTCTCAACTGAACTGAAAGAGCTTCTCAAGTTGAAGAGCAGATTCTCGGAGTTTTCAATAGTTTATATTTCACGCAATGAGAATGTATCTTCTGATTCATTAGCTAAGATAGCAAGATCTTTCCATAGGAACTTGTATtacattggttgttctattctgGTCTGGTtccccagaccacctcaagccTGA